One window from the genome of Procambarus clarkii isolate CNS0578487 chromosome 90, FALCON_Pclarkii_2.0, whole genome shotgun sequence encodes:
- the LOC138359300 gene encoding uncharacterized protein has protein sequence MTKKRLIKVVFSNEAIKEDNLVNKSKLKNARNYKDVYLQRDMTRDEQILSYNNGERQPSKQGDNQENRETTKRTGRQPEEIGDNQENSETTKRTRRQPRELGDNQENSETTKRTRRQPREQGDNQENSETTKRTRRQPRELGDNQENSETTKRTRRQPREQGDNQENSETTKRTGRQPRELGDNQENRETTKRTRRQPREQGDNQDN, from the exons atgacaaaaaagagattgatcaaggtagtattcagcaACGAGGCCATCAAAGAGGACAACCTAGTAAATAAGAGCAAACTGAAAAATGCAAGGAATTACAAAGATGTGTACCTTCAGAGGGATATGACCAGAGACGAG CAAATCTTAAGTTATAATAATGGAGAAAGACAACCAAGTAAACAGGGAGacaaccaggagaacagggagacaACCAAGAGAACAGGGAGACAACCAGAAGAAATAGGAGACAACCAAGAGAACTCGGAGACAACCAAGAGAACTAGGAGACAACCAAGAGAACTCGGAGACAACCAAGAGAACTCGGAGACAACCAAGAGAACTAGGAGACAACCAAGAGAACAGGGAGACAACCAAGAGAACTCGGAGACAACCAAGAGAACTAGGAGACAACCAAGAGAACTCGGAGACAACCAAGAGAACTCGGAGACAACCAAGAGAACTCGGAGACAACCAAGAGAACAGGGAGACAACCAAGAGAACTCGGAGACAACCAAGAGAACAGGGAGACAACCAAGAGAGCTCGGAGACAACCAAGAGAACAGGGAGACAACCAAGAGAACTCGGAGACAACCAAGAGAACAGGGAGACAACCAAGACAACTAG